CATTGACAATCACGACCTTTTGCTCTTCACTTTCACCACCGGCAATCTGCTCTGGTGATTCAATCCCAATATGCACTCTTAAAGAATCATTTAATAGCTTAACTAAGTTTGAAATAAACTGTCCATTGTCTCTTTTTTGGTTCAGACTGCATATTTTTTCGATAAAGTCTAAAGAAGGCTTAAGACCCAAATTAGATCTTAATTTATTTTCAATAATTAAGTAAATCTGTTTATCAAGCCCCTCTTTTATCCATTTCTCAATTTGCGTGAGTTCAAAAGTATTAGAGAAAATATCTTCAAAATGTTTGATATCAATTGTGAAGATCTGCGAATTAAAATAATAATGGTAATATTCAATATGAGAAATGGCCAATGTAGATACAGAATTTTCACTTTTTTTTGAAAATAATTCTTTAATGATATACATAACTTCCTTTTGACCCCTTTTATCCTCTTTATATAATTTTTTTATTAAGGTTTCCATATTTTCATTTACATCAGTAATAAAGCCCTTGTTTTCTTGATCTTTCATAGATTTATAGGATAAATTCTCGATATCTTTTTTTAAACAGGAGTAAGCTTTTAAATAGCCAGTTTTTAGAATACTTAGATAAAAAACTTGGTGAAACCAAAAATATTTAAAATTCGGGCTTTGCTTAAAAATTATCAATGCATTCAGAATCCTTTTTATCTTTCTGAAATTATTAATCCTTAAAAAAGAAATTCCTAGGTTATCGAATTCATCATCTGAACTTACACCATGCTTTTCAACAACTCTTAAACCTAGTCTCAAACTTGCAAAATGAGCTTCCAAATTAGATATTTCCTGCAAATTTTCAGGAAATATTTCTTTTAATTTTCTTATAAAATAATTTAAAAAGATTTCCTGCTTTACAAGCCCTAAATCATATTCTAAATTGACAATTTTTTCCATAAAATGATAAGGATTTGCATCTATGGAACGCTTCAATTGTTTAGCAACATACTCTTTATCATAACCGAGAACATAGACCATATTTGGAAAATTTGCGGTATTTCTAATGAGTTTAAATACTTCCATTATTTCTTGAGCATCCAAGCGATCAAGATCGTCAACAAACACCCAGACTTTTTTATCTAAGGAATTAATTTTTTTTACTAATGATTCATATATTTCTCTTTGTGTTTGTTTAGGATAGAATAAACTTAAAGCACTATCCA
This portion of the Flavobacteriales bacterium genome encodes:
- a CDS encoding KAP family NTPase, with product MASIQQIIQQKSAYIKLIVVLVFLNLFLFLVMSKLSYLVKDFFTFVLNKENIGISTTIVVIIGGIMVLKIIIFEAVLRFRDWMIAINILLLFLFGYFSDLKDLNFGKKEILQVFVCPIGLTLVIAALFASCKVIKKRAREKAEEKAGSLLNDETSEEADQLNRSDEVKMIFNKISEVKNNNDAFTLSILGKWGEGKTTFMNLLEKEVESENHISFIFHPWKLNSKEAILRTYFDELERHLSFYFFDIDKSIKRYLVSINSAFKKSWLDSALSLFYPKQTQREIYESLVKKINSLDKKVWVFVDDLDRLDAQEIMEVFKLIRNTANFPNMVYVLGYDKEYVAKQLKRSIDANPYHFMEKIVNLEYDLGLVKQEIFLNYFIRKLKEIFPENLQEISNLEAHFASLRLGLRVVEKHGVSSDDEFDNLGISFLRINNFRKIKRILNALIIFKQSPNFKYFWFHQVFYLSILKTGYLKAYSCLKKDIENLSYKSMKDQENKGFITDVNENMETLIKKLYKEDKRGQKEVMYIIKELFSKKSENSVSTLAISHIEYYHYYFNSQIFTIDIKHFEDIFSNTFELTQIEKWIKEGLDKQIYLIIENKLRSNLGLKPSLDFIEKICSLNQKRDNGQFISNLVKLLNDSLRVHIGIESPEQIAGGESEEQKVVIVNEHLEIIKSVEQRMQFSIIWFFQIPVTFYKLIDNDLYCDFLKRIHNSIKKSPEIDFGNIIGGLDKLRKSRVENRLLAENDGLNSEIINLLINQKRLTKENLNGYIYHAEYLRNFHNELKQIDGLNEEEFQWLFGE